A genomic segment from Spinacia oleracea cultivar Varoflay chromosome 3, BTI_SOV_V1, whole genome shotgun sequence encodes:
- the LOC110793430 gene encoding protein LIKE COV 2 isoform X3 codes for MTGCVVLFPVAVTFFITWWFIQFVDGFFSPLYESLGIDIFGLGFITSLLFVFLVGVFVSSWMGATVFWLGEWLIKRMPFVRHIYSASKQISSAISPDQNTTAFKEVAIIRHPREGEYAFGFITSSVTLQRDDGDEELCSVYVPTNHLYIGDIFLVNSKDVIRPNLSIREGIEIIVSGGMTMPQVISPVERTMRQSDRIPLNRLTT; via the exons ATGACTGGATG CGTAGTGCTCTTCCCTGTTGCAGTCACCTTCTTCATTACTTGGTGGTTTATTCAGTTCGTAGATGGTTTCTTCAGTCCTCTGTATGAGAGCCTCGGGATTGACATATTTG GACTAGGTTTCATCACGTCGTTAttgtttgtttttcttgttgGTGTTTTTGTTTCCTCTTGGATGGGTGCCACTGTTTTCTGGCTCGGAGAATGGCTGATAAAAAGGATGCCTTTTGTTAGACATATATATTCAGCCTCTAAACAAATTAGCTCTGCAATTTCACCAG ATCAAAACACGACGGCTTTTAAAGAGGTAGCAATAATTCGTCATCCTCGTGAAGGCGAATACGCTTTTGGCTTTATCACATCATCTGTCACTCTGCAG AgggatgatggtgatgaagagTTATGTAGTGTGTATGTCCCAACCAACCATCTTTATATTGGAGACATCTTTCTGGTCAATTCCAAGGATGTCATCAGACCAAATCTCTCAATTCGTGAAGGCATAG AGATAATTGTTTCAGGGGGCATGACGATGCCACAAGTCATATCACCTGTAGAAAGAACAATGCGACAAAGTGATAGAATCCCTCTGAATCGATTGACAACTTAA
- the LOC110793430 gene encoding protein LIKE COV 2 isoform X2 — MVRVICGLTFRSGACCYFLQSWVSKKFMTGCVVLFPVAVTFFITWWFIQFVDGFFSPLYESLGIDIFGLGFITSLLFVFLVGVFVSSWMGATVFWLGEWLIKRMPFVRHIYSASKQISSAISPDQNTTAFKEVAIIRHPREGEYAFGFITSSVTLQRDDGDEELCSVYVPTNHLYIGDIFLVNSKDVIRPNLSIREGIEIIVSGGMTMPQVISPVERTMRQSDRIPLNRLTT; from the exons ATGGTACGAGTTATTTGTGGGCTCACATTTCGAAGTGGC GCTTGCTGTTATTTCCTCCAGAGTTGGGTTTCTAAAAAGTTCATGACTGGATG CGTAGTGCTCTTCCCTGTTGCAGTCACCTTCTTCATTACTTGGTGGTTTATTCAGTTCGTAGATGGTTTCTTCAGTCCTCTGTATGAGAGCCTCGGGATTGACATATTTG GACTAGGTTTCATCACGTCGTTAttgtttgtttttcttgttgGTGTTTTTGTTTCCTCTTGGATGGGTGCCACTGTTTTCTGGCTCGGAGAATGGCTGATAAAAAGGATGCCTTTTGTTAGACATATATATTCAGCCTCTAAACAAATTAGCTCTGCAATTTCACCAG ATCAAAACACGACGGCTTTTAAAGAGGTAGCAATAATTCGTCATCCTCGTGAAGGCGAATACGCTTTTGGCTTTATCACATCATCTGTCACTCTGCAG AgggatgatggtgatgaagagTTATGTAGTGTGTATGTCCCAACCAACCATCTTTATATTGGAGACATCTTTCTGGTCAATTCCAAGGATGTCATCAGACCAAATCTCTCAATTCGTGAAGGCATAG AGATAATTGTTTCAGGGGGCATGACGATGCCACAAGTCATATCACCTGTAGAAAGAACAATGCGACAAAGTGATAGAATCCCTCTGAATCGATTGACAACTTAA
- the LOC110793430 gene encoding protein LIKE COV 2 isoform X1, translated as MAEEKESTSVPLSQDDPEDPAKAPLTNSNSSSREACCYFLQSWVSKKFMTGCVVLFPVAVTFFITWWFIQFVDGFFSPLYESLGIDIFGLGFITSLLFVFLVGVFVSSWMGATVFWLGEWLIKRMPFVRHIYSASKQISSAISPDQNTTAFKEVAIIRHPREGEYAFGFITSSVTLQRDDGDEELCSVYVPTNHLYIGDIFLVNSKDVIRPNLSIREGIEIIVSGGMTMPQVISPVERTMRQSDRIPLNRLTT; from the exons ATGGCGGAAGAGAAGGAATCCACGTCTGTTCCGTTGAGCCAAGATGATCCCGAAGATCCTGCTAAAGCTCCTCTCACTAACTCTAATTCTTCCTCGCGCGAG GCTTGCTGTTATTTCCTCCAGAGTTGGGTTTCTAAAAAGTTCATGACTGGATG CGTAGTGCTCTTCCCTGTTGCAGTCACCTTCTTCATTACTTGGTGGTTTATTCAGTTCGTAGATGGTTTCTTCAGTCCTCTGTATGAGAGCCTCGGGATTGACATATTTG GACTAGGTTTCATCACGTCGTTAttgtttgtttttcttgttgGTGTTTTTGTTTCCTCTTGGATGGGTGCCACTGTTTTCTGGCTCGGAGAATGGCTGATAAAAAGGATGCCTTTTGTTAGACATATATATTCAGCCTCTAAACAAATTAGCTCTGCAATTTCACCAG ATCAAAACACGACGGCTTTTAAAGAGGTAGCAATAATTCGTCATCCTCGTGAAGGCGAATACGCTTTTGGCTTTATCACATCATCTGTCACTCTGCAG AgggatgatggtgatgaagagTTATGTAGTGTGTATGTCCCAACCAACCATCTTTATATTGGAGACATCTTTCTGGTCAATTCCAAGGATGTCATCAGACCAAATCTCTCAATTCGTGAAGGCATAG AGATAATTGTTTCAGGGGGCATGACGATGCCACAAGTCATATCACCTGTAGAAAGAACAATGCGACAAAGTGATAGAATCCCTCTGAATCGATTGACAACTTAA